From a single Anabas testudineus chromosome 5, fAnaTes1.2, whole genome shotgun sequence genomic region:
- the fezf2 gene encoding fez family zinc finger protein 2 isoform X2, with amino-acid sequence MASSASLETVMSCGRTGPSATPKTLAFSIDRIMSKSSESKGSAEERSEGKKLLGLCSPIPCMIPLQPLSYDLQAKALMNYSELWRASFRGTFCGSVATPCKGNCAVCGKAESSLKQPLLTSGSRVVKPQVIHQAVSVPSGGSLYYVNYLDSAYQQSELLAGHWFSSPQAQASLSAHHRLLLLENAKLAGLGGDKLPTPQYPHKEHLPGQLDQIVKENHGLSAEKNGVKTHSKLSGSGSGAADGKPKNFTCEVCGKVFNAHYNLTRHMPVHTGARPFVCKVCGKGFRQASTLCRHKIIHTQEKPHKCNQCGKAFNRSSTLNTHVRIHAGYKPFVCEFCGKGFHQKAVLGTLDKYKC; translated from the exons ATGGCAAGTTCTGCATCGCTGGAAACGGTGATGTCCTGCGGTAGGACCGGACCGTCCGCAACTCCAAAGACCCTGGCCTTTTCCATAGACCGAATCATGTCCAAGAGCTCGGAGTCGAAGGGGAGCGCGGAGGAGCGGTCAGAAGGGAAGAAGCTGCTAGGGCTCTGCTCCCCGATCCCTTGCATGATCCCGTTGCAGCCCTTAAGCTACGATCTCCAAGCCAAGGCGCTGATGAACTACTCTGAGCTGTGGAGAGCCAGTTTTAGGGGGACTTTTTGCGGTTCCGTAGCCACTCCATGTAAAGGGAACTGCGCCGTGTGCGGTAAAGCGGAGTCAAGCTTGAAGCAGCCGCTGCTGACATCGGGGAGCAGGGTGGTGAAACCGCAGGTCATTCACCAGGCCGTGTCTGTACCTAGCGGCGGCTCGCTTTACTATGTCAACTACCTGGACTCTGCGTACCAGCAGTCTGAGCTGCTGGCCGGACACTGGTTCTCTAGTCCGCAGGCACAGGCCTCCCTGTCGGCGCACCACCGGCTCTTGCTCCTGGAGAACGCAAAGCTTGCAGGGCTGGGGGGCGATAAGCTACCCACACCTCAGTATCCGCACAAGGAACATCTGCCGGGGCAGCTGGACCAGATAGTCAAGGAGAATCACGGCCTGAGCGCAGAGAAGAACGGTGTCAAGACGCACAGCAAACTGAGCGGCAGCGGTAGTGGCGCTGCGGACGGAAAACCTAAAAACTTCACGTGTGAAGTGTGTGGAAAG GTTTTTAACGCCCATTACAACCTGACCAGACACATGCCGGTGCACACTGGGGCTCGGCCTTTCGTGTGTAAAGTTTGCGGGAAAGGATTTCGTCAGGCCAGCACGCTATGCAGACACAAGATCATCCACACGCAG GAAAAGCCTCATAAATGCAACCAGTGTGGGAAAGCGTTCAACAGAAGCTCAACGCTCAACACTCACGTCCGAATCCACGCCGGGTACAAACCTTTTGTCTGTGAGTTCTGCGGGAAAGGTTTCCACCAGAAAG CTGTACTGGGGACTTTagacaaatacaaatgttaa
- the fezf2 gene encoding fez family zinc finger protein 2 isoform X1 yields the protein MASSASLETVMSCGRTGPSATPKTLAFSIDRIMSKSSESKGSAEERSEGKKLLGLCSPIPCMIPLQPLSYDLQAKALMNYSELWRASFRGTFCGSVATPCKGNCAVCGKAESSLKQPLLTSGSRVVKPQVIHQAVSVPSGGSLYYVNYLDSAYQQSELLAGHWFSSPQAQASLSAHHRLLLLENAKLAGLGGDKLPTPQYPHKEHLPGQLDQIVKENHGLSAEKNGVKTHSKLSGSGSGAADGKPKNFTCEVCGKVFNAHYNLTRHMPVHTGARPFVCKVCGKGFRQASTLCRHKIIHTQEKPHKCNQCGKAFNRSSTLNTHVRIHAGYKPFVCEFCGKGFHQKGNYKNHKLTHSGEKQYKCSICNKAFHQIYNLTFHMHTHNDKKPFTCTTCGKGFCRNFDLKKHIRKLHDNSFSAATEASRELQS from the exons ATGGCAAGTTCTGCATCGCTGGAAACGGTGATGTCCTGCGGTAGGACCGGACCGTCCGCAACTCCAAAGACCCTGGCCTTTTCCATAGACCGAATCATGTCCAAGAGCTCGGAGTCGAAGGGGAGCGCGGAGGAGCGGTCAGAAGGGAAGAAGCTGCTAGGGCTCTGCTCCCCGATCCCTTGCATGATCCCGTTGCAGCCCTTAAGCTACGATCTCCAAGCCAAGGCGCTGATGAACTACTCTGAGCTGTGGAGAGCCAGTTTTAGGGGGACTTTTTGCGGTTCCGTAGCCACTCCATGTAAAGGGAACTGCGCCGTGTGCGGTAAAGCGGAGTCAAGCTTGAAGCAGCCGCTGCTGACATCGGGGAGCAGGGTGGTGAAACCGCAGGTCATTCACCAGGCCGTGTCTGTACCTAGCGGCGGCTCGCTTTACTATGTCAACTACCTGGACTCTGCGTACCAGCAGTCTGAGCTGCTGGCCGGACACTGGTTCTCTAGTCCGCAGGCACAGGCCTCCCTGTCGGCGCACCACCGGCTCTTGCTCCTGGAGAACGCAAAGCTTGCAGGGCTGGGGGGCGATAAGCTACCCACACCTCAGTATCCGCACAAGGAACATCTGCCGGGGCAGCTGGACCAGATAGTCAAGGAGAATCACGGCCTGAGCGCAGAGAAGAACGGTGTCAAGACGCACAGCAAACTGAGCGGCAGCGGTAGTGGCGCTGCGGACGGAAAACCTAAAAACTTCACGTGTGAAGTGTGTGGAAAG GTTTTTAACGCCCATTACAACCTGACCAGACACATGCCGGTGCACACTGGGGCTCGGCCTTTCGTGTGTAAAGTTTGCGGGAAAGGATTTCGTCAGGCCAGCACGCTATGCAGACACAAGATCATCCACACGCAG GAAAAGCCTCATAAATGCAACCAGTGTGGGAAAGCGTTCAACAGAAGCTCAACGCTCAACACTCACGTCCGAATCCACGCCGGGTACAAACCTTTTGTCTGTGAGTTCTGCGGGAAAGGTTTCCACCAGAAAG gaaaCTACAAAAACCACAAGCTGACACACAGTGGTGAGAAGCAGTACAAGTGCTCGATCTGCAACAAGGCCTTCCACCAGATCTACAACCTGACCTTCCATATGCACACGCACAATGACAAGAAGCCCTTCACCTGCACCACCTGCGGCAAGGGCTTCTGCCGCAACTTTGAtctaaagaaacacatcagaAAGCTGCACGACAACAGCTTCTCTGCAGCCACAGAGGCCTccagagagctgcagagctgA